The following coding sequences lie in one Lysobacter capsici genomic window:
- the mscL gene encoding large-conductance mechanosensitive channel protein MscL, producing the protein MGMISEFKEFIARGNVVDLAVGVVIGAAFGKIVTALVDGIVMPVIGYLSGGISVTDWKYVLKPSQLDAAGKEVAAEVAVKYGMFLQTAIDFILIAFVIFIVLKAYNKVRKPVEAPVAATPEDVLLLREIRDSLQGKTTL; encoded by the coding sequence ATGGGCATGATCAGCGAGTTCAAAGAGTTCATTGCGCGCGGCAACGTGGTCGATCTCGCGGTCGGCGTGGTGATCGGCGCGGCGTTCGGCAAGATCGTCACCGCGCTGGTCGACGGCATCGTCATGCCGGTGATCGGTTACCTGTCCGGCGGCATCAGCGTCACCGACTGGAAGTACGTGCTCAAGCCTTCGCAGCTCGACGCGGCCGGCAAGGAGGTCGCGGCCGAAGTCGCGGTCAAGTACGGCATGTTCCTGCAGACCGCGATCGACTTCATCCTGATCGCGTTCGTGATCTTCATCGTGCTCAAGGCCTACAACAAGGTGCGCAAGCCGGTCGAAGCGCCGGTCGCGGCGACCCCGGAAGACGTGCTGCTGCTGCGCGAGATTCGCGATTCGCTGCAGGGCAAGACGACGCTATAA
- a CDS encoding fumarylacetoacetate hydrolase family protein, which yields MSDVIAAPPLTRIPVRGQGLSADATFPVRRVYCVGRNFAEHAREMGAAVPTSAADRGQPVFFLKPHDAIELGDSVPYPPGTSDLHHEVELVVAIGRDAPAGELAVADAASLIYGYAVGLDLTRRDLQSQAKAKGLPWDTGKSFDHAAPISAIVPAADVGALGARGLSLEVNGELRQRGTLDDLVWNVPEILHELSRLYALRAGDLVYMGTPSGVGPLQRGDRYRAVLEGVAELHGRIT from the coding sequence ATGAGCGACGTGATCGCGGCGCCGCCGCTTACCCGCATTCCCGTGCGCGGCCAGGGCCTGTCCGCCGACGCCACCTTCCCGGTGCGCCGCGTCTACTGCGTCGGCCGCAACTTCGCCGAGCATGCGCGCGAAATGGGCGCCGCGGTGCCGACTTCGGCGGCCGATCGCGGGCAGCCGGTGTTCTTCCTCAAGCCGCACGACGCGATCGAACTCGGCGACAGCGTGCCCTACCCGCCGGGCACCAGCGACCTGCATCACGAAGTCGAGCTGGTCGTCGCCATCGGCCGCGACGCGCCGGCCGGCGAACTCGCCGTCGCCGACGCCGCGAGCCTGATCTACGGCTACGCGGTCGGGCTGGACCTGACCCGCCGCGACCTGCAATCGCAAGCCAAGGCCAAGGGCCTACCGTGGGATACCGGCAAGTCGTTCGACCATGCCGCGCCGATCAGCGCGATCGTGCCGGCGGCCGACGTCGGCGCACTGGGCGCGCGCGGCCTGAGCCTGGAGGTCAACGGCGAACTGCGCCAGCGCGGCACGCTCGACGATCTGGTCTGGAACGTGCCCGAGATCCTGCACGAACTCTCGCGCCTGTACGCCTTGCGCGCCGGCGACCTGGTCTACATGGGCACGCCGTCGGGCGTCGGTCCGCTGCAACGCGGCGACCGCTACCGCGCCGTGCTCGAAGGCGTGGCCGAACTGCACGGGCGCATCACCTGA
- a CDS encoding TrmH family RNA methyltransferase has protein sequence MDGGPGDDGFGSPSPQRARRDAELRLYGLNAIRAVFARRPQAIRKLYLDSNRIPQLQPLLAWCVANKVGYRVVEQTDLDKLAASSHHEGVVADVLREEPISLSEWLRELAPGPQLAIWLDGVGNPHNLGAILRSAAHFGVSAVLLPKDGSLALSGAAARVAEGGAEVVPMVRMGRSDNALAQLRGSGFSLAATVVSGGDDVFAASLPERLIYVLGAEGEGMDRDLAAACDRRLSIPGSGKVESLNVAAATAVLLAAWRARR, from the coding sequence ATCGACGGCGGTCCGGGCGACGACGGTTTCGGCTCGCCGTCGCCGCAACGCGCGCGCCGCGACGCGGAGCTGCGCCTGTATGGGCTCAACGCGATCCGCGCGGTATTCGCGCGCCGGCCGCAGGCGATCCGCAAGCTGTATCTGGATTCGAACCGGATTCCGCAATTGCAGCCGCTGCTGGCGTGGTGCGTGGCCAATAAGGTCGGCTATCGAGTGGTCGAGCAGACCGACCTGGACAAGTTGGCCGCGAGCAGCCATCACGAAGGCGTGGTCGCCGACGTATTGCGCGAGGAGCCGATATCGCTGTCGGAATGGTTGCGCGAACTCGCGCCGGGGCCGCAACTGGCGATCTGGCTCGACGGCGTCGGCAATCCGCATAACCTCGGCGCGATCCTGCGTTCGGCCGCGCATTTCGGCGTGAGCGCGGTGCTGTTGCCCAAGGACGGATCGCTGGCCTTGTCGGGCGCGGCCGCGCGCGTGGCCGAGGGCGGCGCCGAGGTCGTGCCGATGGTGCGCATGGGCCGCAGCGACAACGCGCTGGCGCAGTTGCGCGGCTCGGGTTTCAGCCTGGCCGCGACCGTGGTCAGCGGCGGCGACGACGTGTTCGCCGCGTCCTTGCCGGAGCGTCTGATCTATGTGCTCGGCGCCGAAGGCGAGGGCATGGACCGCGACCTGGCCGCGGCCTGCGACCGGCGGCTGTCGATTCCCGGCAGCGGCAAGGTCGAAAGCCTCAACGTCGCCGCGGCGACGGCGGTGCTGTTGGCGGCGTGGCGCGCGCGGCGTTGA
- a CDS encoding Imm10 family immunity protein codes for MKTYRIEEAHSGEEDGEYLWVTLGFASEDNPLDVLHIVCSCEIEPQDRDGGMGAIYLERDDQSRGGYGGAERIAVGERSVEVVFNAAGLGDLEFGDSLSLQWPAPLAGKAEALRILARMREYECGRVIESV; via the coding sequence ATGAAGACCTATCGGATCGAGGAAGCCCATTCGGGCGAGGAAGACGGCGAGTACCTCTGGGTCACCCTGGGCTTCGCCTCGGAAGACAACCCCTTGGACGTGCTGCATATCGTCTGCTCGTGCGAGATCGAGCCGCAGGATCGCGATGGCGGCATGGGTGCGATCTACCTGGAGCGCGACGACCAGAGCCGCGGTGGCTACGGCGGCGCCGAACGCATCGCGGTCGGCGAGCGATCGGTCGAGGTCGTGTTCAACGCCGCCGGGCTCGGGGACCTGGAATTCGGCGACAGCCTGAGCCTGCAGTGGCCGGCGCCACTGGCGGGCAAAGCCGAGGCGCTGCGGATCCTGGCGCGGATGCGCGAGTACGAGTGCGGACGCGTCATCGAATCGGTCTGA
- a CDS encoding efflux RND transporter permease subunit encodes MMLSDVSIRRPVFATVMSLLLITLGVMAFSRLTLRELPAIDPPVVSVDVSYPGASAAVVETRITQVLEDALAGIEGIESIESRSVNGRASISIEFTLQREIEAAANDVRDAVSRVSNRMPDEADPPQIEKVESDADPILWLNMSSKQMDTLQLSDYAERYIVDRLSSVDGVAQVRIGGQQRYAMRIWLDQDALAARDITVNEVEAALGAENVELPAGRIESESRDFTLRVARSYQKPADFAQIPLKKGADGYVVRLGDVAKIQLDSAERRAYYRSNGEQNIGLGIVKTSTANSLDVARAVREAADQIRPGLPQGTDIFVAFDTTVFIESAVERVYHTLVEAIVLVLIVIWLFLGSFRAALIPAVTVPVCLIAAFIPLYMFDFSINLLTLLALVLCIGLVVDDAIVVMENIQRRADLGEPSLVAAARGTKQVAFAVIATTAVLVAVFLPVGFMEGNTGRLFRELSVALAGAVALSAFVALTLTPMMSSKFVRPHNEEKSNFVNRWMNARLDGVSRRYKGLLDHTVERPWLFGILMLIAMALSFVLFKFVPSELAPQEDRGSFQISILGPEGAGYDYTVKQVQQVEKIIAAHTGPDKTIQRYNPRVPGGFGASEEMHTGRIAVFLQDWDKREVSTADVADGLRGELSQLTGVRALPQVGGGLVRTRGQPIQIVLGGPEYVELAQWRDRLLARIEQNKGLFSADSDYKETRPQMRVEIDRQRAADLGVSVTDIGHALETMMGSRRVTTFVQNGEEYDVIVQANRDLRTSPADLSAIQVRARDGGLIPLSNLVTLNELAEPGSLNRFNRLRAITISAGLAPGYTMGEAVAWLNQVVAEELPDQAQIDWKGESREYQKAGGAVLMTFTLALLVVYLVLAAQFESFIHPFVIMLTVPLGVLGALIGLWMTGGTLNLFSQIGIVMLVGLAAKNGILIVEFANQLRDEGRSIHEAIVESSAVRLRPILMTSIATVVGAVPLVLAGGPGSASRATIGIVVIFGVSFSTLLSLFIVPAFYVLLARFTKSPEAVAHELDKLEKETPQVDGHA; translated from the coding sequence ATGATGCTCTCCGACGTCTCCATCCGCCGTCCGGTGTTCGCCACCGTGATGAGCCTGCTGCTGATCACCCTGGGCGTCATGGCGTTCTCGCGCCTGACCTTGCGCGAACTGCCGGCGATCGATCCGCCGGTGGTCTCGGTCGACGTGTCCTATCCCGGCGCCTCGGCGGCGGTGGTGGAAACCCGCATCACCCAGGTGCTCGAAGACGCGCTCGCCGGCATCGAAGGCATCGAGAGCATCGAGTCGCGCAGCGTCAACGGCCGCGCCTCGATCAGCATCGAGTTCACCCTGCAGCGCGAAATCGAAGCGGCCGCCAACGACGTGCGCGACGCGGTCAGCCGAGTGTCCAACCGCATGCCCGACGAAGCCGATCCGCCGCAGATCGAGAAAGTCGAAAGCGACGCCGACCCCATCTTGTGGCTCAACATGAGCTCCAAGCAGATGGACACGCTGCAGCTGTCCGACTACGCCGAACGCTACATCGTCGATCGGTTGTCATCGGTCGACGGCGTCGCCCAGGTGCGCATCGGCGGCCAGCAGCGCTACGCGATGCGGATCTGGCTCGACCAGGACGCGCTGGCCGCGCGCGACATCACCGTCAACGAAGTCGAAGCCGCGCTCGGCGCGGAGAACGTCGAACTGCCGGCCGGACGGATCGAATCGGAATCGCGCGACTTCACCCTGCGGGTGGCGCGCAGCTACCAAAAGCCCGCCGACTTCGCCCAGATCCCGCTCAAGAAGGGCGCCGACGGCTATGTCGTGCGCCTGGGCGACGTGGCCAAGATCCAGCTCGACTCGGCCGAACGCCGCGCCTATTACCGCAGCAACGGCGAGCAGAACATCGGCCTGGGCATCGTCAAGACCTCGACCGCGAACAGCCTCGACGTGGCCCGCGCGGTGCGCGAAGCGGCCGACCAGATCCGTCCGGGCCTGCCCCAGGGCACCGACATCTTCGTCGCCTTCGACACCACCGTGTTCATCGAATCGGCGGTCGAGCGCGTGTACCACACGCTGGTCGAGGCGATCGTGCTGGTGCTGATCGTGATCTGGCTGTTCCTCGGCAGTTTCCGCGCCGCGCTGATCCCGGCGGTGACGGTGCCGGTGTGTCTGATCGCCGCGTTCATTCCGCTGTACATGTTCGACTTCTCGATCAACCTGCTGACCTTGCTTGCTCTGGTGCTGTGCATCGGCTTGGTGGTCGACGACGCGATCGTGGTGATGGAGAACATCCAGCGCCGCGCCGACTTGGGCGAACCGAGCCTGGTCGCGGCCGCGCGCGGCACCAAGCAGGTCGCGTTCGCGGTGATCGCGACCACCGCGGTGTTGGTCGCGGTGTTCCTGCCGGTCGGCTTCATGGAAGGCAACACCGGACGATTGTTCCGCGAGTTGTCGGTGGCGCTGGCCGGCGCGGTCGCGTTGTCGGCGTTCGTCGCGTTGACCCTGACGCCGATGATGTCGTCCAAGTTCGTGCGTCCGCACAACGAGGAGAAGTCCAACTTCGTCAATCGCTGGATGAACGCGCGCCTGGACGGCGTGAGTCGGCGCTACAAGGGCCTGCTCGATCACACCGTCGAGCGGCCGTGGCTGTTCGGCATCCTGATGCTGATCGCGATGGCGTTGAGCTTCGTGCTGTTCAAGTTCGTGCCGTCGGAACTGGCGCCGCAGGAAGACCGCGGCTCGTTCCAGATCTCGATCCTCGGCCCGGAAGGCGCCGGTTACGACTACACGGTCAAGCAGGTGCAGCAGGTCGAGAAGATCATCGCCGCGCACACCGGCCCGGACAAGACCATCCAGCGCTACAACCCGCGCGTGCCCGGCGGTTTCGGCGCCAGCGAGGAAATGCATACCGGCCGCATCGCGGTGTTCCTGCAGGATTGGGACAAGCGCGAGGTCAGCACCGCCGATGTCGCCGACGGTCTGCGCGGCGAGCTGAGCCAGCTCACCGGCGTGCGCGCGTTGCCGCAGGTCGGCGGCGGTCTGGTCCGCACCCGCGGCCAGCCGATCCAGATCGTGCTCGGCGGCCCGGAATACGTCGAACTGGCGCAGTGGCGCGACCGTTTGCTGGCGCGCATCGAGCAGAACAAGGGCCTGTTCTCGGCCGACTCGGACTACAAGGAAACCCGGCCGCAGATGCGCGTGGAGATCGATCGCCAGCGCGCGGCCGATCTGGGCGTGAGCGTCACCGATATCGGTCACGCGCTGGAAACCATGATGGGCTCGCGCCGCGTCACCACCTTCGTGCAGAACGGCGAGGAGTACGACGTGATCGTGCAGGCCAATCGCGATCTGCGCACCTCGCCGGCGGACCTGTCGGCGATCCAGGTGCGCGCGCGCGACGGCGGCCTGATCCCGCTGTCGAACCTGGTCACCCTCAACGAACTGGCCGAGCCCGGCAGCCTCAACCGCTTCAACCGCCTGCGCGCGATCACCATCAGCGCCGGCCTCGCGCCGGGTTACACCATGGGCGAGGCGGTTGCGTGGTTGAATCAGGTCGTCGCCGAGGAACTGCCCGATCAGGCGCAGATCGACTGGAAGGGCGAATCGCGCGAATACCAGAAGGCCGGCGGCGCGGTGCTGATGACCTTCACCCTGGCGCTGCTGGTGGTGTACCTGGTGCTGGCGGCGCAGTTCGAAAGCTTCATCCACCCGTTCGTGATCATGCTGACCGTGCCGCTGGGCGTGCTCGGCGCCTTGATCGGGCTATGGATGACCGGCGGAACGCTCAACCTGTTCAGTCAGATCGGCATCGTCATGCTGGTCGGCCTGGCGGCGAAGAACGGCATCTTGATCGTCGAATTCGCCAATCAGCTGCGCGATGAGGGACGAAGTATCCACGAGGCCATCGTCGAGTCCTCGGCGGTGCGTCTGCGCCCGATCCTGATGACCTCGATCGCGACCGTGGTCGGCGCGGTGCCGCTGGTGCTCGCCGGCGGCCCGGGTTCGGCCAGCCGCGCCACGATCGGCATCGTGGTGATCTTCGGCGTGTCGTTCTCGACCCTGCTGTCGCTGTTCATCGTGCCGGCGTTCTACGTGCTGCTGGCGCGCTTCACCAAGTCGCCCGAAGCGGTCGCGCACGAACTCGACAAGTTGGAGAAGGAAACGCCGCAGGTGGACGGGCACGCTTGA
- a CDS encoding DUF6053 domain-containing protein, whose product MGGASAPMLFFQIAAN is encoded by the coding sequence GTGGGAGGGGCTTCAGCCCCGATGCTCTTTTTTCAGATCGCGGCGAACTGA
- a CDS encoding GNAT family N-acetyltransferase, which produces MSSLPPTPRPPRGDGFVLRPWRLDDLDSLVLHANDEQVSRGLADRFPHPYTREDGERFLSGGVIDMAEPVFAIEVDGRACGGIGAHPGKGERAHSAEFGYWLGRSLWGAGLMTRVVAAFAPWAMNELALYRLYATVFDHNPGSARVLQKNDFTEEGAQRCAVVKRGQLHDLRVFAKVRRSLNDAT; this is translated from the coding sequence ATGAGCAGCCTTCCCCCAACGCCGCGGCCGCCGCGAGGCGACGGTTTCGTGCTGCGCCCGTGGCGCCTGGACGACCTCGACAGCCTGGTTCTGCACGCCAACGACGAGCAAGTGTCGCGCGGCCTGGCCGATCGTTTTCCCCATCCCTACACCCGCGAGGACGGCGAGCGGTTCCTGTCCGGCGGCGTGATCGACATGGCCGAGCCGGTGTTCGCGATCGAGGTCGACGGCCGCGCCTGCGGCGGGATCGGCGCGCATCCGGGCAAGGGCGAACGCGCGCATTCGGCCGAGTTCGGTTATTGGCTCGGGCGTTCGCTGTGGGGCGCGGGCCTGATGACGCGCGTGGTCGCGGCGTTCGCGCCGTGGGCGATGAACGAACTGGCGCTGTACCGGTTATATGCGACCGTGTTCGATCACAATCCCGGTTCGGCACGTGTGCTGCAGAAGAACGATTTCACCGAAGAAGGCGCGCAACGTTGCGCGGTGGTCAAGCGCGGGCAACTGCACGACCTGCGGGTGTTCGCGAAAGTACGAAGGAGTTTGAACGATGCAACGTGA
- a CDS encoding RebB family R body protein, which translates to MDEADSVSGTVNSQITDAVTQTNVKVVAQAPATAIAQIYQSIAHATGLMAENAVNAQQQQSIINSSVATQAAITLFSQASAAFRPGRPSTAGTETGSGIASDTQTAVPDPTALETHVQETASKLKQLATTRSAVSSQILDAVDASQQYTLGAASAFAYAHRVTIEAFVDGLEKVNDAEYRQQLRAVQIAATAICLDAMLKSPEHAEEYAAVLETIKQLA; encoded by the coding sequence ATGGATGAGGCAGACTCCGTTTCCGGCACCGTGAATTCGCAGATCACCGACGCGGTCACCCAGACCAACGTCAAGGTCGTCGCGCAAGCGCCGGCCACCGCCATCGCGCAGATCTACCAGAGCATCGCCCACGCCACCGGGCTGATGGCGGAGAACGCGGTCAACGCGCAGCAGCAGCAATCCATCATCAATTCGTCGGTGGCCACGCAAGCCGCGATCACCCTGTTTTCCCAGGCCAGCGCGGCGTTCCGGCCCGGCCGACCGTCCACGGCCGGCACCGAAACCGGCAGCGGCATCGCGTCTGATACCCAAACCGCCGTTCCCGATCCCACGGCCCTGGAGACCCACGTGCAGGAAACCGCGAGCAAGCTCAAGCAACTGGCGACGACCCGCAGCGCGGTCAGCTCGCAAATCCTCGACGCGGTCGATGCCAGCCAGCAATACACGTTAGGCGCCGCCAGCGCGTTCGCCTATGCGCATCGGGTGACCATCGAAGCCTTCGTCGACGGGCTCGAAAAGGTCAACGATGCCGAATACCGCCAGCAGCTGCGCGCGGTGCAGATCGCCGCGACCGCGATCTGCCTGGACGCGATGCTGAAATCGCCGGAACACGCCGAGGAGTACGCGGCGGTGCTGGAGACGATCAAGCAACTGGCTTGA
- a CDS encoding Rieske (2Fe-2S) protein, translated as MIELQRLADGAFAEAEASIDGDAESLLLYRDGDAVRAWLNICPHAGRRLDWAPGQFLKTKDGLLVCAAHGASFELLGGECVAGPCRGESLRAVEVVVRDGAVWLV; from the coding sequence TTGATCGAGCTGCAGCGCCTGGCCGACGGCGCGTTCGCGGAAGCCGAAGCGAGCATCGACGGCGACGCCGAATCGCTGCTGCTGTACCGCGACGGCGACGCCGTGCGCGCCTGGCTCAACATCTGCCCGCACGCCGGCCGCCGCCTGGACTGGGCGCCCGGACAGTTCCTCAAGACCAAGGACGGCCTGCTGGTATGCGCCGCGCACGGCGCGAGCTTCGAACTGCTCGGCGGCGAATGCGTGGCCGGGCCGTGCCGCGGCGAATCCTTGCGTGCGGTCGAGGTGGTCGTGCGCGACGGCGCGGTGTGGCTGGTCTGA
- a CDS encoding M28 family peptidase gives MRAPLWAAMAAVLFVGSAVAAERETRIPQAAVDAAAELRERALASDLGYKITESLTTQVGPRLAGSEADARAVAWAQAKFRELGFDKVWLEPVTFPKWERRSEHAQVLGANAQPLTLTALGGSPAGTVEGEVARFADLAALEAVPAGSLAGKIAFIDFAMPRAKDGAGYGPGGRVRSRGPSAAIRAGASGFLMRSAGTDSHRMPHTGITRFDDGLKPIPSAALSAPDAAQLSRLAALGPTRVRVALDCGWDGEATSHNVIGEIRGKSKPDEVVIIGGHLDSWDLGTGAIDDGAGVGLTMAAAKLIGQTKLRPARTIRVIAFANEEQGLYGGKAYAAKHAADVTKHQIGAESDFGAGRIYAYSSSAPDYAKTADAQIAQALAPLGIEHTPGKGGPGPDISPFAAGGLAWARLAQDGTDYFDYHHTPDDTLDKIDPKALAQNVAAYAVFAYLAASAEGDFGSAAKKVSPPEE, from the coding sequence ATGCGCGCACCGTTGTGGGCAGCGATGGCTGCTGTATTGTTCGTCGGCTCTGCCGTGGCTGCTGAGCGCGAAACGCGCATTCCCCAGGCCGCGGTCGACGCCGCCGCGGAACTGCGCGAACGCGCGCTCGCCAGCGACCTGGGCTACAAGATCACCGAGTCGCTGACCACCCAGGTCGGCCCGCGCCTGGCCGGCAGCGAAGCCGACGCGCGCGCGGTCGCCTGGGCGCAGGCGAAATTTCGCGAACTGGGCTTCGACAAGGTGTGGCTGGAGCCGGTGACGTTTCCGAAGTGGGAGCGCCGCAGCGAACACGCGCAGGTGCTCGGCGCCAACGCGCAGCCGCTGACCCTGACCGCGCTCGGCGGCAGCCCGGCCGGCACGGTCGAGGGCGAAGTCGCGCGCTTCGCCGACCTGGCCGCGCTGGAAGCGGTGCCGGCCGGTTCGCTGGCCGGCAAGATCGCCTTCATCGACTTCGCCATGCCGCGCGCGAAAGACGGCGCCGGTTACGGCCCCGGCGGACGCGTGCGCAGCCGCGGTCCGTCGGCGGCGATCCGCGCCGGCGCCAGCGGCTTCCTGATGCGTTCGGCCGGTACCGATTCGCACCGCATGCCGCACACCGGCATCACCCGTTTCGACGACGGGCTCAAGCCGATTCCGTCGGCGGCCTTGTCGGCGCCGGATGCGGCGCAGCTGTCGCGACTGGCGGCGCTCGGCCCGACCCGCGTGCGGGTCGCGCTGGATTGCGGCTGGGACGGCGAGGCGACCTCGCACAACGTGATCGGCGAGATCCGCGGCAAGAGCAAGCCCGACGAAGTCGTCATCATCGGCGGCCATCTGGATTCGTGGGACCTGGGCACCGGCGCGATCGACGACGGCGCCGGCGTCGGCCTGACCATGGCCGCGGCCAAGCTGATCGGCCAGACCAAGCTGCGCCCGGCGCGCACCATCCGGGTGATCGCCTTCGCCAACGAAGAGCAGGGCCTGTACGGCGGCAAGGCCTACGCGGCCAAGCATGCGGCCGACGTGACCAAGCATCAGATCGGCGCGGAAAGCGACTTCGGCGCGGGCCGCATCTACGCCTACTCGAGTTCGGCGCCGGACTACGCCAAGACCGCCGACGCGCAGATCGCGCAGGCGCTGGCGCCGCTGGGCATCGAACACACCCCGGGCAAGGGCGGCCCCGGCCCGGACATCTCGCCGTTCGCCGCCGGCGGCCTGGCCTGGGCGCGTCTGGCGCAGGACGGTACCGATTACTTCGACTACCACCACACGCCCGACGACACCCTCGACAAGATCGACCCGAAGGCGCTGGCGCAGAACGTCGCCGCGTATGCGGTGTTCGCGTATCTGGCCGCATCGGCCGAGGGCGATTTCGGCAGCGCGGCGAAGAAGGTCAGCCCGCCGGAGGAGTGA
- a CDS encoding SLC13 family permease: MDTALALTTDMKLVLGLVVFTMAMFLFERIRADVVALVVLVLLGLSGLVEPDELFNGFSGNAVISIIATMILGAGLDRTGALNRLAGWLLRRAHGVEQRLLLLTTAVAGLNSSFMQNPSVMALYMPVAARLSSRTGLSLPRLLLPIAAAIIMGGALTMVGNSPLILLNDLLLNANSNLPSGAATIEPLKMFAPLPIGVALLAASLAYFHFFGDKLLKDDSEKGATPARTQSYFAKAYGIEGDVYELTVTADSPLVGMSLGEAETLRDAPLLLALKSDNDSRLAPPADTRIWVGSVLGAMGPKQQVADFAQNHFLRLSSRLRNFADLFNPSRAGISEAVVPATSGYIGKTAGDLHLRKQSGLSLLAINRDKDVLRDNVRNVPMRAGDMLVFHSIWTDLASAAASKDLVVVTDYPKGEQRPHKLKIALAIFAVAMLLALSSRLPVSIALMTGVAGMLIAGVINIDEAYSAINWKTVFLMACLIPLGWAMDSSGAAAWIAGHTIERLPTGTPVWLLEILIGLLTTLFSLVISHVGATIVVVPLAVNLALAAGGNPTAFALIVALSASNNFMTASNPVISMISGPAGYSGKELWRIGGPLSLIYTVVTVLMVNILFWGK; encoded by the coding sequence ATGGACACCGCCCTAGCGCTGACCACCGACATGAAGCTCGTTCTCGGGCTGGTGGTGTTCACGATGGCGATGTTCCTGTTCGAGCGCATCCGCGCCGACGTGGTCGCCCTGGTCGTGCTGGTGCTGCTGGGCCTGTCGGGCCTGGTCGAACCCGACGAACTGTTCAACGGCTTTTCCGGTAACGCGGTGATCAGCATCATCGCGACGATGATCCTCGGCGCCGGCCTGGACCGCACCGGCGCGCTCAACCGCCTCGCCGGCTGGCTGCTGCGGCGCGCACACGGCGTCGAGCAGCGATTGCTGCTGCTGACCACCGCCGTGGCCGGCCTGAACTCCTCCTTCATGCAGAACCCGTCGGTGATGGCGCTGTACATGCCGGTCGCCGCGCGTCTGTCCTCGCGCACCGGCCTGTCGTTGCCGCGGCTGCTGTTGCCGATCGCCGCGGCGATCATCATGGGCGGCGCGCTGACCATGGTCGGCAATTCGCCGCTGATCCTGCTCAACGACTTGCTGCTCAACGCCAACAGCAACCTGCCCTCGGGCGCGGCCACGATCGAGCCGTTGAAGATGTTCGCGCCGCTGCCGATCGGTGTGGCCCTGCTGGCCGCCTCGCTGGCGTATTTCCATTTCTTCGGCGACAAGCTGCTCAAGGACGACAGCGAGAAAGGCGCGACCCCGGCGCGCACCCAGAGCTATTTCGCCAAGGCCTACGGCATCGAGGGCGATGTCTACGAACTCACCGTGACCGCCGACAGCCCGCTGGTCGGCATGTCGCTGGGCGAGGCGGAAACCCTGCGCGACGCGCCGCTGCTGCTGGCGCTCAAGAGCGACAACGATTCGCGCCTGGCGCCGCCGGCCGACACCCGCATCTGGGTCGGCAGCGTGCTCGGCGCGATGGGGCCGAAGCAGCAGGTCGCCGATTTCGCCCAGAACCACTTCCTCCGTCTGTCCTCGCGCCTGCGCAATTTCGCCGATCTGTTCAATCCCTCGCGCGCCGGCATTTCCGAAGCGGTGGTGCCGGCGACGTCCGGTTACATCGGCAAGACCGCCGGCGACCTGCACCTGCGCAAGCAATCGGGCCTTAGCCTGCTGGCGATCAACCGCGACAAGGACGTGCTGCGCGACAACGTGCGCAATGTCCCCATGCGCGCCGGCGACATGCTGGTGTTCCACAGCATCTGGACCGACCTGGCCAGCGCCGCGGCGAGCAAGGACCTGGTCGTCGTCACCGATTACCCCAAGGGCGAACAGCGGCCGCACAAGCTCAAGATCGCGCTGGCGATCTTCGCCGTGGCGATGCTGCTGGCGCTGTCCTCGCGCCTGCCGGTGTCGATCGCGCTGATGACCGGCGTGGCCGGCATGCTGATCGCCGGGGTCATCAACATCGACGAAGCCTATTCGGCGATCAACTGGAAGACCGTGTTCCTCATGGCCTGCCTGATCCCGCTGGGCTGGGCGATGGATTCCAGCGGCGCGGCGGCGTGGATCGCCGGGCATACGATCGAGCGCCTGCCCACCGGCACGCCGGTGTGGCTGCTGGAAATATTGATCGGATTGCTGACCACCTTGTTCTCGTTGGTCATCAGCCATGTCGGCGCGACCATCGTGGTGGTGCCGCTCGCGGTCAACCTCGCGCTGGCCGCCGGCGGCAACCCGACCGCGTTCGCGCTGATCGTCGCGCTGTCGGCGTCGAACAATTTCATGACCGCATCGAACCCGGTGATCTCGATGATCTCCGGCCCGGCCGGCTACAGCGGCAAGGAGCTGTGGCGGATCGGCGGGCCGTTGTCGTTGATCTATACGGTGGTGACGGTGTTGATGGTCAATATCCTGTTCTGGGGCAAGTGA